In a genomic window of Temperatibacter marinus:
- a CDS encoding helix-turn-helix domain-containing protein, translated as MNDLELKSPDPVDTYVGGRVRARRKMLGLSQTQLGEELGVTFQQVQKYERGTNRIGSSRLFRMATALDVPVAYFFEGAETSLPGYSDSVVLDEDTFQREETQELVQAYYRINDPRIRKKVLGLARLLSSGVDEYGM; from the coding sequence ATGAATGATTTAGAACTAAAGTCCCCTGATCCAGTCGACACATATGTCGGGGGTCGGGTACGCGCTCGTCGTAAGATGTTGGGACTCAGTCAAACTCAATTGGGCGAAGAATTGGGAGTGACTTTTCAGCAGGTTCAAAAATATGAACGCGGCACGAATAGGATTGGATCAAGCAGACTGTTTCGAATGGCAACCGCTTTAGACGTACCCGTTGCTTATTTCTTTGAAGGCGCAGAAACTTCCTTGCCTGGATATTCTGATAGCGTAGTCTTGGATGAAGACACATTCCAGCGTGAAGAAACACAGGAATTGGTACAAGCCTATTACCGTATCAATGATCCCCGTATCCGCAAGAAAGTGTTGGGTCTTGCCCGTCTCCTCTCTTCGGGAGTTGATGAATACGGCATGTAG
- the panD gene encoding aspartate 1-decarboxylase, translating to MSLPLDSALRPFMYGKLHRVTVTGAELDYVGSITVDPVLLRASGLLPHTQVDVVNITNGERIQTYIIEGTEGSGVICLNGAAAHQFSKGDLAIIMGYEMVAADQLPGRISRAVHVDSNNKIVGKDEYRTPAFSELGKPEANREGEIYETVKGEGG from the coding sequence ATGTCTTTACCTTTGGACAGTGCCTTAAGGCCCTTTATGTATGGAAAATTACACCGCGTCACTGTGACAGGTGCAGAATTGGACTATGTTGGATCTATTACCGTGGATCCTGTTCTCTTACGGGCCAGTGGATTGCTGCCGCATACGCAAGTTGATGTGGTCAACATAACGAACGGTGAACGTATCCAGACATATATTATTGAAGGAACAGAAGGCAGCGGCGTTATTTGCTTGAACGGGGCAGCCGCACACCAATTTAGCAAGGGCGATCTTGCCATTATAATGGGCTATGAAATGGTAGCGGCCGATCAACTGCCTGGTCGTATTTCAAGAGCCGTTCATGTGGATTCAAACAACAAGATTGTCGGCAAGGACGAATATAGAACGCCGGCCTTCAGTGAACTGGGTAAACCGGAGGCGAACCGAGAAGGTGAAATATACGAAACTGTTAAAGGCGAGGGAGGTTGA
- a CDS encoding acyl-CoA thioesterase — translation MSIIDREVTLRVSPMAADLNINGNIFGGWVLSQMDIAGGIEAAAVAKGPVATVAIESMQFISPINLGEVVSLYTKTIKKGKTSMVIKIDVYATSWHDHSEPRKVTEANFIFVAVDENGQKRQL, via the coding sequence ATGAGTATCATTGATAGAGAAGTAACTCTGCGTGTCTCGCCTATGGCTGCCGATTTAAACATCAACGGCAATATTTTTGGAGGGTGGGTGCTCTCCCAAATGGATATCGCCGGAGGCATCGAGGCTGCGGCTGTCGCAAAGGGCCCTGTCGCCACAGTCGCAATTGAGAGCATGCAATTTATTTCGCCCATCAATCTGGGGGAAGTGGTCAGTCTTTATACAAAGACCATTAAAAAAGGAAAGACATCAATGGTGATTAAGATTGATGTCTATGCAACATCTTGGCATGACCATTCTGAACCAAGAAAAGTCACTGAAGCGAATTTCATTTTTGTTGCTGTGGATGAAAACGGTCAAAAACGGCAGCTATAA
- the ilvD gene encoding dihydroxy-acid dehydratase — MPEYRSRTSTHGRNMAGARALWRATGMKDEDFQKPIIAVANSFTQFVPGHVHLKDMGQLVAREIEQAGGIAKEFNTIAVDDGIAMGHDGMLYSLPSREIIADSVEYMANAHCADALICISNCDKITPGMLMAAMRLNIPAIFVSGGPMEAGEADYEDGSIRKLDLVDAMVDAANPEISDEEVAKIERSACPTCGSCSGMFTANSMNCLMEALGLALPGNGTTLATHADRKHLFLTAARRIVEITRDYYEHENDAVLPRNVGNFKAFENAMALDIAMGGSTNTVLHILAAAREAEIDFTMDDIDRLSRIVPNLCKVAPATEKYHIQDVHRAGGIMAILSELDRGGLINRESPTVHTPTLGDAIDVCDVKMNNDKELHRFFKAAPGGVPTQVAFSQNKRFDSLDLDRKEGCIRSVKHAYSKEGGLAVLFGNIAEEGCIVKTAGVDESIWKFTGRARVFESQDAAVASILGNEIVAGDVVIIRYEGPRGGPGMQEMLYPTSYLKSMGLGKECALLTDGRFSGGTSGLSIGHASPEAAEGGAIGLVEEGDTIEIDIPARSINVVISDAVLQERREVMEAKGKAAWQPVHPRPRKVTTALKAYAMLTTSASKGAVRQID, encoded by the coding sequence ATGCCTGAGTATCGTTCAAGAACATCCACCCATGGTCGCAATATGGCAGGGGCGAGGGCCTTATGGCGCGCAACCGGCATGAAAGATGAAGATTTTCAAAAGCCGATCATTGCCGTGGCCAATAGTTTTACACAGTTTGTGCCGGGTCATGTTCACTTAAAAGATATGGGGCAATTGGTCGCTCGTGAAATCGAACAAGCTGGGGGAATCGCCAAAGAATTTAATACCATTGCTGTTGATGATGGTATCGCCATGGGGCACGACGGTATGCTCTATAGTCTTCCCAGCCGAGAGATTATTGCTGATAGTGTTGAATATATGGCAAATGCGCATTGTGCCGATGCCCTGATTTGTATTTCAAACTGCGATAAAATCACTCCGGGCATGTTGATGGCTGCGATGCGGTTGAATATTCCAGCTATATTTGTTTCTGGCGGTCCTATGGAGGCTGGAGAAGCTGACTATGAAGATGGTAGCATTCGAAAACTAGATCTTGTGGATGCGATGGTTGATGCAGCTAATCCTGAAATCTCTGATGAGGAAGTTGCTAAGATTGAGCGATCTGCTTGCCCAACATGTGGCTCTTGCTCTGGGATGTTTACTGCAAATTCAATGAACTGCCTTATGGAAGCCTTAGGACTTGCTCTGCCTGGGAATGGGACAACACTTGCGACTCATGCGGACAGAAAACATCTATTCTTGACGGCTGCACGACGCATTGTTGAAATAACTCGAGACTACTATGAGCATGAGAATGACGCAGTCTTGCCGCGAAATGTCGGAAATTTTAAAGCCTTCGAAAATGCCATGGCTCTTGATATCGCTATGGGAGGATCAACCAATACTGTGCTTCATATTTTAGCGGCAGCACGAGAAGCCGAGATTGACTTTACAATGGACGACATTGACCGCTTATCTCGAATAGTACCAAATCTTTGTAAAGTTGCTCCCGCGACTGAAAAATATCATATTCAGGATGTGCATAGAGCGGGGGGCATTATGGCTATTCTATCAGAACTTGATCGCGGCGGACTTATTAATAGAGAGAGCCCCACAGTCCATACACCGACTTTGGGAGATGCCATAGATGTGTGCGATGTAAAAATGAATAACGATAAAGAATTGCACCGGTTTTTTAAGGCAGCACCAGGAGGTGTTCCAACGCAAGTGGCCTTCTCTCAGAATAAAAGGTTTGACTCCTTAGACTTGGATAGAAAAGAGGGATGTATTCGCTCTGTTAAGCACGCTTACAGCAAAGAAGGGGGCTTGGCGGTTCTTTTCGGAAATATTGCTGAAGAAGGCTGTATTGTTAAAACCGCTGGTGTGGATGAAAGCATATGGAAATTCACTGGACGTGCACGTGTTTTTGAAAGTCAAGATGCAGCGGTTGCCTCTATTCTTGGGAATGAAATTGTCGCAGGCGATGTGGTTATTATTCGCTATGAGGGCCCTCGCGGCGGCCCAGGAATGCAAGAGATGCTGTATCCGACCAGTTATCTAAAATCTATGGGACTTGGGAAAGAGTGCGCTTTGCTTACTGATGGTCGCTTTAGTGGTGGCACAAGTGGTCTCTCAATCGGTCACGCTAGTCCTGAAGCGGCAGAAGGCGGGGCGATTGGCCTTGTAGAAGAGGGCGATACTATCGAAATCGATATTCCAGCGAGATCGATCAACGTTGTCATTTCTGATGCCGTTCTTCAAGAAAGAAGAGAGGTGATGGAAGCAAAGGGTAAGGCAGCTTGGCAGCCCGTGCATCCACGTCCAAGGAAGGTAACAACAGCGCTGAAGGCCTACGCAATGTTGACAACCAGTGCCTCAAAAGGGGCTGTACGTCAGATTGACTAA